The Candidatus Binatia bacterium DNA window GAATGTGGGGACGATTGGGCACATTGATCACGGGAAGACGACGTTGACGGCGGCGATCACGAAGGTATTGGCGTCGCGCAAGCTGGCGAGTTTCGTTCCGT harbors:
- a CDS encoding GTP-binding protein, translating into MAKQKFERKKPHVNVGTIGHIDHGKTTLTAAITKVLASRKLASFVP